GCTATGACGTGCCCACGCTCGCGTTCTACAACGAAGGCGACAACGTCGTCGACGCGAAGCGCACCACGACATGGCTCGATGCCCTCGACGCCGAAGGGACGGTGAAAGCGCAGCGTGTGGTGGTCATTCCGACCACTGGCGAAGATGGGCACGTGATCGCCGGCCGCATCGTGTCGCCCAGCCAGACGGCCACGTTCCGCGATCGCATCGTGGCGTTCGTGCGCCCGTAGTTGCCGCCGCGGGACTACGCGCCGTATTTCCAGTTCCGCGCTTTGCCCTCGGCCAGCATCTCGATCGCCTGCTCCACGCGCTTGGCTTTCGTTTCGTCGCGTTTCGCTTCGGCGATCCACTCGCAGTACTCGCGGCGGTGCGAGGGGCTGAACGCGTCGAAAGCCGCCTTGGCCGCTTTATCACGAGCCAGTGCCTTCGCCAGCTCTGGCGGCACGACCACCGGCTTGGGCGCAGCGCCCTTCTTCGCGGCGGGTCGCGCGAGCTTCACGCCGGCGTCATTGAGCGCCATCGCCTTTTTGATGTACTTCTTGAGCGTCGTCTTGTTCGGCAGATCCTTGATGCTCGTGATTCGCCCGAACTGCCCCATCGCCTCGTCGGTCATCTCCTCGCCCAGCACCTGACGACCGAGCCAGAAGTTGAGTGCACAGTGCGCCTTGAACGACGCCGTGCTGCACATCATGCCATGGTAATCGAAGTGCGGGAAACTCCACTTCATCGTTTCCTCCACCTCGGGACACGCCTCGTGTACGATCTCGCGAATGTGTTCGAGAATCGGCTGGGCAAAAGGCGCCGACTTCGCGATGTATGCATCGATGCGGGGATCGCGTGAACTCATGGGGAATCCTCAGTGATCGCGGAGCCTGATCAGCCCTTCCTGTGCCACCGACGCCACCAGCGTACCATCCTGCGTGAAAATCTCGCCGCGCACGAAGCCGCGCGCGCCAGCGGCCGCTGTGCTGTCCATGCTGTACAGCAACCACTCGTCGGCCCGGAACGGGCGGTGCATCCAGATCGTATGGTCCAGCGAGGCGAGCTGGAGCCGCGGGTCGCGATACGACACCTGATGCGGCAACAGCGCCGTTGGCAGAAAGCCGTAGTCCGACGCGTACGCGAGAATCGCCTGATGCGTGATCGCGTCGTCGGGGAGCGTATCGATCACTCGGAACCACACGAAGCGCTTCGCTCCGCGCGATTCGTCGGTGCCCGGTACATGTGACGTGAACGAGCGGAAGTCGATCGGACGATCCTGCGTGAGCACCGTGCGCAGCTCTGGCGGCAGCACCTCGGCGCGCTCGCGAATCTGGTCGAGTTCCGGCATCAGATCTTCGGGCGGCGGTACCTCGGGCATTTCGCTCTGATGCTCGAGCCCGTCGATGTGCACGTGGAACGAGGCCGACAAATGAAAGATGGCCTCGCCATGCTGAATCGCCGTGACCCGACGGCTGGTAAAGCTGCCACCGTCCCGAGGGCGATCTACAAAGAACACGATGGGGGCCTTGAGATCGCCGGCGCGCAGAAAGTAGCCATGCACCGAGTGCGCCTCGCGCGGCTCATCCACGGTGCGTCGTGCGGCCACCAGCGCCTGCGCGAAGACCTGTCCGCCAAACACACGGCCAGTGCCGAGATCGCGGTTCTGGCCGCGATAGATGTTGACCTCGAGTTTCTCGAGCTCGAGTAACGACAGCAGTTCTTTGACGACGCTCATGCGGTGGAATATGGGCGCGAGTTGTGGCCGACGCGACGCGGCGGTAGCATGGGCGCATGAATCGCGCGCTCCGCTCATTCCTGTTGGCATTGGTCTGTGCCGTCGCTGCCTGGTCGCTGGCCCGCACCAAGGGGGCATCGCCGCCGACCCTGCCTACGCCGGCTTCGGCGCCGGCGTCCGTTCCCGCAACGGCACCGATCAACCAGCAATCGTCCGAGACCAACCCCGTCGGCTTCCGCCCGATCGGCTTCCGCTCGTCGGCGCGCCTGGTGGAGCACTACGAAAAGCACGGGCGAGAGTTCGGAAGCGTCTCGCAGGCCCAGTACCTGCAGCTGGCGCAGCAGTTGCGCGACGCGCCCGTGGGCGGCGACATCCTCGAGGTCGTGCGGCAGTCCGACGGGGTAGTCTCCCGCTTTGACAAAGGCAGCGGTGCGTTTCTGGCCGCCGACCCGGACGGCACCATCCGCACCTTCTTCAAGCCCAACGACGGGGAGGCCTACTTCCGTCGGCAGGCCCGGCGCTCCCCCCGCTCGTGAACCCGGTTCAGACGACATCATGATCAGCGCCGAGCAGCTGCTGGAGCAGTGGGCCCGTACGGTGGATGACGTGGAGCACGGCTACGCGCTCACGTACGAGGACTACCTCAACGACCTGGACGTCCGGCGGGCCCTCGACGACGCCCCTCTGCCCTACGACGCCCGGGAACGCTTGGCGGCCCTCGACGCCCGCTTCCAGGAGGTCACGTTCCCCTCTGGAGAGTGCGTCTGGGGGGTGGAAAACGAGGAGGCGGAAGGGTGGGACCGGATCGCTCATTGGTACTACTGGCGGCTGCCAACTCACCCCGGACCCGCCTTTCACGACGAATGACCGATTAGCTTTCAGGGCTATGTCCCAAAGTCCTGACTCCGTGGAAGCCAGTCTCAGCCTGTCCGAGCGTGTTCGTGCCGCGACCGAGCTGCTCGAACAGTTCGCCGTGAACCGGGCCGATCTGCTCCATATCTCCGACG
This region of Gemmatimonas groenlandica genomic DNA includes:
- a CDS encoding YdeI/OmpD-associated family protein, encoding MSSRDPRIDAYIAKSAPFAQPILEHIREIVHEACPEVEETMKWSFPHFDYHGMMCSTASFKAHCALNFWLGRQVLGEEMTDEAMGQFGRITSIKDLPNKTTLKKYIKKAMALNDAGVKLARPAAKKGAAPKPVVVPPELAKALARDKAAKAAFDAFSPSHRREYCEWIAEAKRDETKAKRVEQAIEMLAEGKARNWKYGA
- a CDS encoding acyl-CoA thioesterase; translation: MSVVKELLSLLELEKLEVNIYRGQNRDLGTGRVFGGQVFAQALVAARRTVDEPREAHSVHGYFLRAGDLKAPIVFFVDRPRDGGSFTSRRVTAIQHGEAIFHLSASFHVHIDGLEHQSEMPEVPPPEDLMPELDQIRERAEVLPPELRTVLTQDRPIDFRSFTSHVPGTDESRGAKRFVWFRVIDTLPDDAITHQAILAYASDYGFLPTALLPHQVSYRDPRLQLASLDHTIWMHRPFRADEWLLYSMDSTAAAGARGFVRGEIFTQDGTLVASVAQEGLIRLRDH